The following coding sequences are from one Ramlibacter henchirensis window:
- a CDS encoding TraX family protein, with the protein MAAVPAHTAPLGYANGQVEALKWIALVSMFCDHIGRHLLGMPHESWAFIAGRLAFPLFALVLAVNLAREGDRAERCARTTLRLCAWGAVALLPSIWARGDPMMLNVLFTLGLGAAVCWAIESAAPVWQRALACLVIAGASWFVEFGTAGVFLVAAGYLWCTQRGGGLAFLIFVLLAATGWLNALFGGWASFFATLGAVPVAWLARHLPLRVPRLQNLFYVIYPLHLAVIGGLKML; encoded by the coding sequence ATGGCCGCCGTCCCCGCCCACACCGCGCCGCTCGGCTATGCCAACGGCCAGGTCGAGGCGCTCAAGTGGATCGCGCTGGTCTCGATGTTCTGCGACCACATCGGCCGCCACCTGCTGGGCATGCCGCACGAGAGCTGGGCGTTCATCGCGGGACGGCTGGCCTTTCCCCTGTTCGCGCTGGTGCTGGCCGTGAACCTGGCGCGCGAAGGCGACCGCGCCGAGCGCTGCGCACGCACCACGCTGCGGCTGTGCGCCTGGGGTGCGGTGGCGCTGCTTCCCTCGATCTGGGCGCGAGGCGACCCGATGATGCTCAACGTGCTGTTCACGCTCGGGCTGGGCGCGGCGGTCTGCTGGGCGATCGAGAGCGCGGCGCCGGTGTGGCAGCGCGCGCTGGCCTGCCTCGTGATCGCGGGCGCGAGCTGGTTCGTGGAGTTCGGCACCGCCGGCGTGTTCCTCGTCGCGGCGGGCTACCTGTGGTGCACGCAGCGCGGCGGCGGGCTCGCTTTCCTCATCTTCGTGCTGCTGGCAGCCACCGGCTGGCTGAATGCGCTGTTCGGCGGCTGGGCGTCCTTCTTCGCCACGCTGGGCGCGGTGCCGGTGGCTTGGCTCGCGCGGCACCTGCCCTTGCGGGTGCCGCGCCTGCAGAACCTGTTCTACGTCATCTACCCGCTGCACCTGGCGGTGATCGGCGGGCTGAAGATGCTCTAG
- a CDS encoding MFS transporter — MQPAFPPLQRNVAFIAIVLATILNFAATDLVLPAIPMLPHALAGTPEEAQHVLAAYVAGFAGGLLLFGELGARHAQQPLLAASLLLFALLSWSAGRAETMPALIALRFVQGVTAAAGAAFAPGILRRIFSPQQAVRAIGLQGSIESLMPALAPIAGAWLLTAYSWRASFVVLAAASALVAFVVALMPSRAFPPPASGASGGYLQLLRNREVSRHGFSQAFSLAGLLVIVLGAPAVMVSVWGGPLGDFIRMQVVGVATFIAAVQLSHRLSRRYGDEAVILGGSLVSAAGCVAVFLYALAGGRSAAVVTVIWIAVNGGFGLRGPAGFLRAIVAAGGDDSRAAAMVILAILLSTAAGTVVVAPWITSGLAPVAGVASALSLGSVLVLVGLRRQQEPPLAP; from the coding sequence ATGCAGCCCGCGTTCCCGCCTCTCCAGCGCAACGTCGCGTTCATCGCGATCGTGCTCGCCACGATCCTGAACTTCGCCGCGACCGACCTGGTGCTGCCCGCCATTCCGATGCTGCCGCACGCGCTGGCCGGCACGCCGGAAGAGGCGCAGCACGTCCTCGCGGCCTACGTCGCGGGCTTCGCGGGCGGCCTGCTGCTGTTCGGCGAGCTCGGTGCGAGGCATGCGCAACAGCCGCTGCTTGCGGCATCGCTGCTGCTCTTCGCGCTCCTGTCCTGGAGCGCCGGCCGCGCGGAAACCATGCCGGCGCTCATCGCGCTGCGATTCGTGCAGGGCGTGACGGCGGCGGCGGGCGCCGCGTTCGCGCCGGGCATCCTGCGCCGCATCTTCAGTCCGCAGCAGGCGGTGCGCGCCATCGGCCTGCAGGGCAGCATCGAATCGCTGATGCCGGCGCTGGCGCCCATCGCGGGCGCATGGCTGCTGACGGCGTATTCCTGGCGCGCATCGTTCGTGGTGCTCGCGGCCGCGTCTGCGCTGGTTGCGTTCGTCGTGGCGCTGATGCCCTCGCGTGCGTTCCCGCCGCCTGCGAGCGGCGCAAGCGGGGGCTACCTGCAGCTGCTGCGCAATCGCGAGGTGTCGCGGCACGGATTCTCGCAGGCGTTCTCGCTGGCCGGCCTGCTCGTGATCGTGCTCGGTGCGCCGGCGGTGATGGTGTCGGTGTGGGGAGGCCCGCTGGGCGACTTCATCCGCATGCAGGTGGTGGGCGTGGCCACCTTCATCGCGGCGGTGCAGCTGTCGCACCGGTTGTCCCGCCGGTACGGCGACGAAGCCGTGATCCTCGGCGGCTCGCTGGTGTCGGCCGCGGGCTGCGTCGCCGTCTTCCTGTATGCGCTGGCAGGCGGCCGGTCGGCGGCGGTCGTCACCGTCATCTGGATCGCCGTCAACGGCGGCTTCGGCCTGCGCGGCCCCGCCGGCTTCCTGCGCGCCATCGTCGCGGCCGGCGGCGACGACTCGCGCGCCGCGGCGATGGTGATCCTCGCGATCCTGTTGAGCACCGCCGCGGGCACCGTCGTGGTGGCGCCATGGATCACCTCCGGCCTGGCGCCGGTGGCCGGCGTCGCGTCGGCACTCTCGCTCGGCTCCGTGCTCGTGCTGGTCGGTTTGCGCCGACAGCAGGAGCCACCGCTCGCCCCCTAG
- a CDS encoding nitrile hydratase accessory protein gives MIDHDQKARRDAIPPVPGVPCDAEGPVFDAPWQAQAFAMAVALHERGLFTWPEWAQALGEQVRAAPAQPGESAGDAYYRQWLAALEHLVAGKGAATSKELVRYRIAWDHAADRTPHGQPIELQANDFPR, from the coding sequence ATGATCGATCACGACCAGAAGGCCCGCCGCGACGCGATTCCTCCAGTACCCGGTGTTCCCTGCGACGCCGAAGGCCCGGTGTTCGATGCGCCGTGGCAGGCCCAGGCCTTCGCGATGGCGGTGGCGCTGCACGAGCGCGGCCTGTTCACCTGGCCCGAGTGGGCGCAGGCCTTGGGCGAGCAGGTCCGCGCCGCGCCCGCGCAGCCCGGTGAATCCGCCGGCGACGCGTACTACCGCCAGTGGCTCGCGGCGCTGGAGCATCTCGTGGCCGGCAAGGGCGCGGCCACGTCGAAGGAGCTCGTGCGCTACCGCATCGCCTGGGACCACGCGGCCGACCGCACGCCGCACGGCCAGCCGATCGAGCTGCAGGCGAACGACTTCCCGCGATAG
- the nthB gene encoding nitrile hydratase subunit beta: MSGYRTHADLGGQPGHGRVVPEDEHERFHADWEPTVLALTLAMGATGSWNIDMSRSARETLPDYERLSYFGIWLAALEKLLLERGLLAEDEIAAGRMLHPPAPVRRVLKAQDVPAALAKGSPTHRPEAPAQARFTVGQRVRTRAQPVPHHTRLPGYVRGKLGTIERLHGPHVFADAHAQGLGEQPEPLYTVVFEGRELWGDEAAPGLRVSVDAWQSYLEPA; encoded by the coding sequence GTGAGCGGCTACCGCACGCATGCGGACCTCGGCGGCCAGCCGGGCCACGGCCGTGTCGTTCCCGAGGACGAGCACGAGCGCTTCCACGCCGACTGGGAGCCCACCGTCCTCGCGCTGACGCTGGCGATGGGCGCCACCGGCAGCTGGAACATCGACATGAGCCGGTCCGCGCGCGAGACGCTGCCGGACTACGAGCGCCTCTCGTATTTCGGCATCTGGCTTGCCGCGCTGGAGAAGCTGCTGCTCGAGCGCGGCCTGCTCGCCGAGGACGAGATCGCCGCCGGCCGGATGCTTCACCCGCCCGCGCCGGTGCGCCGCGTGCTCAAGGCGCAGGACGTTCCAGCGGCGCTGGCCAAGGGCTCGCCGACACACAGGCCCGAAGCCCCGGCGCAAGCACGGTTCACCGTCGGCCAGCGCGTGCGCACGCGCGCCCAGCCCGTGCCGCACCACACGCGCCTGCCCGGCTACGTGCGCGGCAAGCTTGGGACCATCGAGCGCCTGCACGGCCCGCACGTCTTCGCCGATGCGCATGCGCAAGGGCTGGGCGAGCAGCCGGAGCCGCTCTACACCGTGGTCTTCGAAGGCCGCGAGCTGTGGGGCGACGAGGCGGCGCCCGGGCTTCGCGTGTCGGTCGACGCGTGGCAGTCCTACCTGGAACCCGCATGA
- the nthA gene encoding nitrile hydratase subunit alpha, whose protein sequence is MAGHLHEHHHDNDHDHDHEHSELGETELRLRALQSVLTEKGYIDPAALDVIVDTYQTRIGPRNGARVVARAWSDPAYREWLLGDASAAIASLGYTGRQGEHMIALENTERVHNMVVCTLCSCYPWPVLGLPPVWYKSAPYRSRAVRDPRGVLADFGITLPQDTEIRVWDSTAEVRYLVVPRRPAGTEGLSEEQLAALVTRDSMIGTGLPRAPCGAAA, encoded by the coding sequence ATGGCCGGTCACCTCCACGAACACCATCACGACAACGATCACGATCACGACCACGAGCATTCGGAGCTGGGCGAAACCGAGCTGCGTTTGCGTGCGCTGCAGTCGGTGCTCACCGAGAAGGGCTACATCGATCCGGCCGCGCTCGACGTCATCGTCGACACGTACCAGACGCGCATCGGCCCGCGCAACGGCGCGCGCGTGGTGGCCAGGGCCTGGAGCGACCCGGCGTATCGCGAGTGGCTGCTGGGCGACGCCAGCGCGGCGATCGCGTCCCTGGGCTACACCGGCCGGCAGGGCGAGCACATGATCGCCCTCGAGAATACGGAGCGCGTGCACAACATGGTCGTGTGCACGCTGTGCAGCTGCTATCCCTGGCCCGTGCTCGGGCTGCCGCCCGTTTGGTACAAGAGCGCGCCCTATCGCTCGCGCGCCGTGCGCGATCCGCGCGGCGTCCTGGCCGACTTCGGCATCACGCTGCCGCAGGACACGGAGATCCGCGTGTGGGACTCCACCGCCGAAGTGCGGTACCTCGTCGTGCCGCGCCGTCCGGCCGGGACCGAGGGACTGTCGGAAGAACAGCTGGCGGCGCTCGTCACGCGCGACTCGATGATCGGCACGGGGCTGCCGCGCGCACCGTGCGGAGCCGCGGCGTGA
- the bla gene encoding class A beta-lactamase, with protein MNRRDFHLRLAAALGAGISFPACAAPPTAALPPNKWTALEMLSGGRLGVAVLQADGRIDGHRLDERFPMCSTFKWLAAACVLRRVDAGQEQLDRTIPFGADALLAHSPVTQEHAGNGGMTLAQLCAATIAVSDNAAANLILSTFGGPAGLTTYARSLGDTVTRLDRWEPDLNEATPGDPRDTTSPRAMAGLLHATLVGNALSSASREQLGRWMEATRTNEKRLRADLPSGWRMGSKTGTGARGTTNDVGIFWPPGRPPVVVVAYLTQTDAPEADRNAAVAEVARRMVHAPDVRAVRPPAARRVGHDDSSRKVLVNT; from the coding sequence ATGAACCGACGCGACTTCCACCTGCGCCTGGCCGCCGCCCTGGGCGCCGGCATTTCCTTTCCCGCCTGCGCCGCCCCGCCCACCGCAGCCCTGCCGCCCAACAAGTGGACGGCGCTCGAGATGCTCTCCGGCGGCCGGCTCGGCGTGGCCGTGCTGCAGGCCGATGGCCGCATCGACGGCCACCGTCTCGACGAGCGCTTCCCGATGTGCAGCACGTTCAAGTGGCTCGCCGCCGCGTGCGTCCTGCGGCGCGTCGATGCGGGCCAGGAGCAGCTGGACCGGACGATCCCGTTCGGCGCTGACGCCCTGCTCGCGCATTCGCCGGTGACCCAGGAGCACGCGGGCAACGGCGGCATGACGCTCGCGCAGCTGTGCGCGGCCACCATCGCCGTCAGCGACAACGCGGCCGCGAACCTGATCCTCTCCACCTTCGGCGGGCCGGCCGGGCTGACGACGTATGCCCGCAGCCTCGGCGACACGGTCACGCGGCTGGATCGCTGGGAGCCGGACCTGAACGAAGCGACGCCTGGCGACCCGCGCGACACCACGTCGCCGCGCGCCATGGCCGGCCTGCTGCACGCGACGCTGGTGGGCAACGCGCTGTCGTCCGCCAGCCGCGAACAACTCGGCCGCTGGATGGAGGCGACGCGCACGAACGAGAAGCGACTGCGGGCCGACCTCCCGTCCGGCTGGCGCATGGGCAGCAAGACCGGCACCGGCGCGCGCGGCACGACCAACGATGTCGGCATCTTCTGGCCGCCGGGGCGACCGCCCGTGGTCGTCGTCGCCTACCTGACCCAGACCGACGCGCCCGAAGCCGACCGCAACGCGGCGGTGGCCGAGGTGGCTCGCAGGATGGTGCATGCACCGGATGTGCGTGCCGTGCGCCCACCGGCCGCGCGCCGTGTCGGACACGATGACTCATCCAGGAAAGTTCTTGTAAACACCTGA
- a CDS encoding fibronectin type III domain-containing protein, translating into MGASKFQLRVGALWLVIGTGGAWAQNVVQLENAKPGDSDWALRFISDTPTVEGYASATSVNRGETIRFFVSSAAPSYTMTIYRIGWYGGAGARKMLTVTLPGTRQPAPAPDPQTGLIDANWAESYRLTIPNSADRSDWATGVYLAKLTPSSGTESYIVFVVRDDTLPSTYVFQNAVTTWQAYNNWGGKSLYSFNSTNGPARKVSFNRPYRRQGFADAGAGQFFSYEINFLRFLEREGYDVSYITSIDLHAQPGRLTRHRAFLAAGHDEYWSYEMKAGAHSARASGVHLGFFSANQTYWQIRMEPGRTGGANRTIVAYKDFSPTEDPFARDGDPQNDKYITARFRELPTLYGVNDPIAQPENGLVGVMYHGDPVQGDVVVSAPSHWVYAGTGAVTGTRFRGLLGYETDAVFNNGYSPAGLEIVGASPDPFGVSHMATYTAPSGAVVFATGTIQWSWGLDNFGGRGFVDAAAQQVTRNVLNRFGEAALTPPANVRATAGSQRVDLAWSAVQGATSYDVYRGTTAGGQGTQPYRTGLVSTSFADTGLASGTYHYQVVAVNGQGRSARSAEVSAVVGGTAPAPSPAPTPAPSPTPAPVCNPPPWNGTTRYFGGDLVTRNGTIYVARPESNNTWNVNSPPEWTPSLWALGGCPSPAPAPAPAPTPAPTPAPAPTPAPTPAPTPAPAPTPAPTPAPTPAPTPAPAPTPAPSPAPSPAPTPAPTPAPTPAPTPTPTPAPTPAPTPAPTPAPTAAPTPAPSPAPVCNPAAWNGTTRYFGGDLVTRNGTIYVARPESNNTWNENSPPEWTPSLWALGGCPSPAPAPAPAPAPAPAPTPAPSPTPAPAPAPTPAPTPAPTPAPTAAPTPAPSPAPICAPAAWNGTTRYFGGDRVTRNGTIYVARPASNDTWNVNSPPEWTPSLWTPGSC; encoded by the coding sequence ATGGGAGCGAGCAAGTTCCAGCTCAGGGTGGGCGCGCTCTGGCTGGTGATCGGCACGGGCGGCGCCTGGGCGCAGAACGTCGTGCAGCTCGAGAACGCCAAGCCGGGCGATTCCGACTGGGCGCTCCGGTTCATATCGGACACGCCCACCGTCGAGGGCTATGCCTCGGCCACGAGCGTCAACCGGGGCGAGACCATCCGCTTCTTCGTCAGCAGCGCCGCGCCGAGCTACACGATGACGATCTACCGCATCGGCTGGTACGGCGGCGCCGGGGCTCGCAAGATGCTCACCGTCACGCTGCCGGGCACGCGGCAGCCGGCGCCGGCGCCCGACCCGCAGACCGGTCTGATCGATGCGAACTGGGCCGAGTCGTACCGCCTGACCATCCCGAACAGCGCCGACCGCAGCGACTGGGCAACCGGCGTCTACCTCGCCAAGCTCACGCCCAGCAGCGGCACCGAGAGCTACATCGTCTTCGTCGTGCGCGACGACACGCTGCCGTCGACCTACGTCTTCCAGAACGCCGTCACCACCTGGCAGGCGTACAACAACTGGGGCGGCAAGTCGCTCTATTCGTTCAACAGCACCAACGGCCCGGCCCGCAAGGTCTCGTTCAACCGGCCATACCGGCGGCAGGGCTTCGCCGACGCCGGCGCCGGGCAGTTCTTCAGCTACGAGATCAACTTCCTTCGTTTCCTGGAGCGCGAGGGTTACGACGTCAGCTACATCACCAGCATCGACCTGCATGCGCAGCCGGGGCGGCTGACGCGCCACCGCGCGTTCCTCGCGGCAGGGCACGACGAGTACTGGTCGTACGAGATGAAGGCCGGCGCGCACAGTGCGCGCGCGAGCGGCGTGCACCTCGGTTTCTTCTCGGCCAACCAGACCTACTGGCAGATCCGCATGGAGCCGGGACGCACGGGCGGGGCGAACCGCACGATCGTCGCCTACAAGGACTTCTCGCCGACCGAGGACCCGTTCGCGCGGGACGGTGATCCCCAAAACGACAAGTACATCACCGCACGCTTTCGCGAACTGCCCACGCTGTACGGCGTGAACGACCCGATCGCGCAGCCGGAGAACGGGCTGGTCGGCGTCATGTACCACGGCGACCCGGTGCAGGGGGACGTGGTCGTGTCCGCGCCTTCGCACTGGGTGTACGCGGGCACCGGCGCTGTGACCGGCACGCGCTTCAGGGGCCTGCTCGGTTACGAAACCGACGCCGTCTTCAACAACGGCTATTCGCCCGCCGGGCTGGAGATCGTCGGCGCGTCGCCGGACCCCTTCGGCGTCTCTCACATGGCGACGTACACGGCGCCCTCGGGCGCGGTGGTGTTCGCCACCGGCACCATCCAGTGGAGCTGGGGCCTCGACAACTTCGGCGGCCGGGGCTTCGTGGACGCGGCCGCGCAGCAGGTCACGCGCAACGTGCTCAACCGCTTCGGCGAGGCGGCGCTCACGCCGCCCGCCAACGTGCGGGCCACGGCCGGCTCGCAACGCGTGGACCTGGCGTGGTCCGCGGTGCAGGGCGCGACCTCGTACGACGTGTACCGCGGCACCACGGCGGGCGGGCAGGGCACGCAGCCCTACCGCACGGGCCTGGTGAGCACCTCGTTCGCCGACACAGGCCTGGCGTCCGGCACCTACCACTACCAGGTCGTGGCGGTGAACGGCCAGGGCCGCAGCGCGCGCTCCGCCGAGGTTTCGGCGGTGGTCGGCGGCACCGCGCCTGCGCCTTCGCCCGCGCCCACGCCGGCTCCGAGCCCCACGCCTGCGCCGGTGTGCAATCCGCCGCCGTGGAACGGCACCACGCGCTACTTCGGCGGCGACCTCGTCACGCGCAACGGCACGATCTACGTCGCGCGTCCGGAATCGAACAACACGTGGAACGTGAACAGCCCGCCGGAGTGGACGCCCAGCCTCTGGGCCCTGGGCGGTTGCCCGTCGCCAGCGCCCGCGCCTGCTCCCGCGCCGACGCCTGCTCCGACACCGGCCCCGGCGCCCACACCGGCCCCGACGCCGGCGCCCACGCCTGCCCCGGCACCCACGCCGGCTCCGACGCCCGCACCGACGCCTGCACCGACGCCTGCACCGGCCCCGACGCCCGCGCCGAGTCCTGCGCCGAGTCCTGCGCCGACGCCGGCTCCCACTCCCGCACCGACTCCTGCACCGACACCGACACCGACGCCCGCACCGACGCCTGCACCGACGCCCGCGCCGACGCCTGCACCCACGGCCGCACCGACGCCTGCGCCTTCGCCGGCTCCGGTCTGCAACCCGGCCGCGTGGAACGGGACCACGCGCTACTTCGGCGGCGACCTCGTCACGCGCAACGGCACGATCTACGTCGCGCGTCCCGAATCGAACAACACCTGGAACGAGAACAGCCCGCCGGAATGGACGCCCAGCCTCTGGGCCCTGGGCGGCTGCCCGTCACCGGCACCGGCGCCTGCGCCTGCGCCTGCGCCCGCGCCCGCGCCAACACCTGCGCCCAGCCCGACGCCAGCACCCGCGCCGGCGCCCACTCCGGCGCCTACGCCGGCGCCGACACCCGCACCCACGGCCGCACCGACCCCGGCGCCGTCACCGGCCCCGATCTGCGCCCCGGCCGCATGGAACGGCACGACACGCTACTTCGGCGGCGACCGCGTGACGCGCAATGGGACGATCTACGTCGCCCGGCCCGCGTCGAACGACACCTGGAACGTGAACAGCCCGCCGGAGTGGACGCCGTCCTTGTGGACTCCGGGCAGCTGCTGA